Proteins from a single region of Segatella copri:
- a CDS encoding ABC transporter ATP-binding protein, producing MIQIKDIDFRYPGSKHLVFRDFSLELKENNIYGLLGKNGTGKSTLLYLISGLLRQQQGTVLVDGISAQDRKAEMLKDIFMVPEEFELPNVSLATYVKMNQGFYPNFSQEVLDRCLKDFDLPLSLKLNELSMGQKKKVFMSFALATGTRFLLMDEPTNGLDIPSKSQFRKVIANNMTEDRTLIISTHQVHDVESLLDHIIIMNQSQLLLDASISNICEKYTFEYRNPQEMDDTVLYAEPTLQGNAAICKRQEGKQETQMNLELLFNAVINGKLND from the coding sequence ATGATACAGATTAAAGACATTGATTTCAGATACCCAGGTAGCAAGCACCTTGTATTTAGAGATTTCTCTTTGGAACTCAAGGAGAACAACATTTATGGCTTGCTTGGTAAGAACGGTACAGGCAAGAGCACCCTGCTCTACCTCATCAGCGGATTGCTCCGCCAGCAACAAGGTACCGTTCTCGTGGATGGCATTTCGGCACAAGATCGCAAAGCCGAGATGCTGAAGGACATCTTCATGGTGCCCGAAGAGTTTGAACTGCCCAACGTTTCCCTCGCCACCTACGTGAAGATGAACCAGGGATTCTATCCAAACTTCTCGCAGGAAGTATTGGACCGTTGCCTCAAGGATTTTGATTTACCACTCTCTCTCAAGTTGAACGAACTCTCGATGGGACAGAAGAAGAAGGTATTCATGAGTTTCGCACTCGCCACGGGTACCCGCTTTCTTCTGATGGACGAGCCAACCAATGGTCTCGATATCCCATCGAAGAGCCAGTTCCGTAAGGTCATCGCCAACAACATGACGGAAGACCGCACCCTCATCATCTCAACTCATCAGGTGCACGATGTAGAGTCGTTGCTCGACCACATCATCATCATGAACCAGAGCCAGCTTCTGCTCGACGCATCTATTTCAAACATCTGCGAGAAATACACCTTCGAATATCGCAACCCACAGGAAATGGACGACACCGTGCTCTACGCCGAGCCAACCCTGCAGGGCAATGCCGCCATCTGCAAGCGTCAGGAGGGAAAACAGGAAACACAGATGAACCTGGAGTTGCTCTTCAATGCAGTAATTAATGGAAAATTAAACGATTAA
- the trhA gene encoding PAQR family membrane homeostasis protein TrhA, translating into MKLKIHFSHKEELWNSWSHAGGILMGFVVGAIFLYWCFTMHNGWATAGVILYLFGMLMSYIASTVYHAVSAWSKWKERLRKWDHAAIYWHIAGSYSPITLIAMRDQGYWGWSLFIFIWACAIAGTIMSFARLKDHSNLETICFVGMGLSVLVAFKPLIDSVSAATVWWIIAEGVCYITGAVFYSINKKKYMHSVFHFFVLAGSICHIIAVWDILMKYI; encoded by the coding sequence ATGAAACTAAAGATACATTTCAGTCATAAAGAAGAACTTTGGAACTCATGGTCGCATGCAGGAGGTATCCTGATGGGCTTTGTCGTGGGAGCAATCTTCTTATATTGGTGCTTTACGATGCATAATGGATGGGCTACGGCGGGAGTTATCCTCTATCTGTTCGGTATGTTGATGTCTTACATCGCCTCAACGGTTTACCATGCCGTTTCTGCCTGGAGCAAATGGAAGGAGCGACTGCGCAAATGGGACCATGCCGCCATCTACTGGCATATTGCCGGTTCTTACTCGCCAATCACGCTCATTGCGATGCGAGACCAGGGATATTGGGGATGGAGCCTCTTTATCTTTATCTGGGCTTGCGCCATTGCCGGAACCATCATGAGTTTTGCCAGACTCAAGGATCACAGCAACCTGGAGACCATCTGTTTTGTAGGCATGGGATTGTCGGTACTGGTTGCCTTCAAACCTTTGATAGACTCCGTATCCGCCGCCACAGTCTGGTGGATTATTGCCGAAGGCGTCTGCTACATTACGGGCGCCGTATTCTACAGTATTAACAAGAAGAAATACATGCATTCCGTGTTCCATTTCTTCGTTTTAGCTGGTAGTATCTGCCACATCATTGCAGTTTGGGATATTCTCATGAAATATATCTAA